From a single Synergistaceae bacterium genomic region:
- a CDS encoding type II secretion system F family protein, whose product MEYKYKAKAPGGKIMTGSLPANNEAEVLTWVRRNGWVPIDISRAYEMAIQITESATGKKIKRNDLFDFSGRIKLRDKSVFFRQLATLISAGVPIASAIEILVEQTSNKRFKKVISSMHYRISAGSTLGSAMSEHTKVFDTLSVALVKAGEESGNLDDSLSRLATFLEDQDALRRKIISALTYPTTVILIALIVLALMVTVVIPQFEKAFQNLNVKMPILTEMTFQFGKWIRTNWFVFPAFIILLLFILRHVKRVPKLRIYIDTLMLKLPIFGNILYKASVSRAFNTMSSLLNSGVPVLTSLEISGEVAANEKIKQSFLYMRDAATIGKLLNGVMKEKKLFPPMVINMVAVGEETGRTDDMLQKVASWYEQELTETIKRLSSLLEPVMIVFVGIVVGFMVLAIFLPIISSIRVFL is encoded by the coding sequence ATGGAGTATAAATATAAAGCAAAAGCGCCAGGTGGCAAAATAATGACTGGTTCTCTACCTGCCAATAATGAAGCTGAAGTTCTAACTTGGGTACGTAGGAATGGTTGGGTTCCAATTGATATTAGTAGAGCTTATGAGATGGCTATACAAATAACAGAATCAGCTACAGGCAAAAAAATAAAAAGAAATGATCTTTTTGATTTTTCTGGAAGGATTAAATTAAGAGATAAGTCTGTGTTTTTTAGACAATTGGCAACTTTGATTTCTGCGGGAGTGCCTATAGCGTCAGCAATAGAAATACTAGTAGAGCAAACAAGCAATAAGCGATTTAAAAAAGTCATTTCAAGCATGCATTATAGAATAAGTGCAGGATCTACCCTAGGAAGTGCAATGTCGGAACATACGAAAGTATTTGATACGTTATCTGTTGCTTTAGTTAAGGCTGGAGAGGAGTCAGGAAACTTAGACGATAGTTTATCAAGGCTTGCAACGTTTCTTGAGGATCAAGATGCTTTAAGAAGGAAAATAATATCAGCTCTAACATATCCTACTACGGTAATTTTGATTGCACTTATTGTGTTGGCTCTTATGGTTACAGTGGTTATTCCTCAGTTTGAGAAAGCATTTCAAAATTTAAATGTAAAAATGCCCATTTTAACAGAAATGACTTTCCAATTTGGTAAATGGATTAGAACAAACTGGTTTGTATTTCCAGCATTTATTATATTATTGCTATTTATATTGCGCCATGTAAAAAGAGTGCCAAAATTAAGAATCTATATAGATACCCTAATGCTAAAGTTGCCTATTTTTGGAAATATTTTATATAAAGCATCTGTTTCGAGGGCATTTAACACCATGTCATCATTGCTTAATTCAGGTGTGCCTGTGCTTACATCTTTAGAGATATCAGGAGAAGTTGCAGCAAACGAAAAGATAAAGCAATCCTTCCTATATATGAGAGATGCAGCGACCATAGGAAAGCTGCTGAATGGAGTTATGAAAGAGAAAAAACTTTTTCCTCCTATGGTAATAAATATGGTCGCAGTTGGAGAAGAAACAGGAAGAACAGATGACATGTTACAAAAGGTGGCAAGCTGGTATGAACAAGAATTAACAGAGACAATAAAGAGGCTCAGCTCTTTATTAGAACCAGTAATGATAGTATTTGTAGGAATAGTTGTTGGTTTCATGGTGTTGGCAATATTTTTACCAATTATTTCATCAATTCGTGTTTTCTTGTAA